In Companilactobacillus allii, one genomic interval encodes:
- a CDS encoding two-component system regulatory protein YycI: MDFRRIEVIFLIVFCSLDIFLLLSFRNSQQVVSSGSTTTSTVTEMRKRDISFGKLDSKSGAAYYLGSRPNNDLAEHINKLKNQELQYDETDHKLDSSLTEPISITSNNKESKLNAFLKKESNVLYGTKYKYAPQLSSSSQIVYAQTDDVGELYDKTGRVTFEVDNKKVIGYTQTYVDDLMILHEKEVTKSEKDVISNLYTNSEIPNNSRIVYANLAYSKLTEAKGSTIYIPVWFVTIQNKDSKVDTLKKVNAFTGNIIKATTTETTTGDSDDSE; this comes from the coding sequence ATGGATTTTAGAAGAATTGAAGTAATATTTTTGATTGTCTTCTGTTCACTGGATATTTTCTTACTGTTGTCATTTCGTAATAGCCAACAGGTTGTCTCTAGTGGTAGCACGACGACATCAACTGTTACTGAGATGCGTAAGCGTGATATTAGCTTTGGAAAACTAGATTCGAAGTCTGGTGCTGCTTATTACTTGGGTTCTCGTCCGAATAATGATTTGGCAGAGCACATTAATAAGTTGAAGAATCAAGAACTTCAATATGATGAGACTGATCATAAGTTGGACAGTTCATTGACTGAACCAATTTCTATTACATCTAATAATAAAGAATCTAAATTGAATGCTTTTTTGAAGAAAGAATCAAATGTCTTGTATGGTACGAAATATAAGTACGCACCACAGCTTTCAAGCTCCTCACAGATAGTTTATGCACAAACTGATGATGTTGGAGAGTTGTACGATAAGACAGGACGTGTTACCTTTGAGGTCGATAATAAAAAAGTCATTGGATATACACAGACTTATGTAGACGATTTGATGATTCTTCACGAAAAAGAAGTTACTAAGAGTGAGAAGGATGTTATTTCTAACCTTTATACGAATTCTGAAATTCCTAATAACTCTCGGATCGTCTATGCAAACTTAGCTTATTCTAAGTTAACAGAGGCCAAGGGAAGTACGATTTATATTCCAGTTTGGTTTGTGACAATTCAAAATAAAGATAGCAAAGTCGATACTTTGAAAAAGGTCAACGCCTTTACAGGTAATATTATTAAGGCAACGACAACTGAGACGACAACGGGAGATAGTGACGATAGTGAGTGA